tataggctaatttgtagtggccaaataacttatagtatgaaataggtggatttgcatgtcaaatttcccaccttaaaacatagtggccggccatgatgggcatgataagcatttgtgcaattttttttattgaaattatggcataagtatggcacaaataatatatgttattttgtgtcataaaatgttagtaataaaataacaaaaggaagtaaaAGACAAGGTTTTTTGTTCAtccttgttcttcatagccgaaaataGGAGAGCAAGAGGGGAAAAAGCTCTTGAAAAATTCGGTCACaggggaagaaaaatccaaggtaagttcatggtagtttactTCTATCTTGattttcatgagttcttcttgattcaaccttaactcatgaagcatattttttatttttggttgtgttgtgagcattcggtcatgaatggaaatgaaggaaatggttgttgtttcatgttcttttgatgaataatggaagataggtgaagttgagccaaacaaatgagcatgcatgtgccttagatgctaagggggaaaatcggctaacatgttgtgtgtattatggccgaatgtgaacttggataacattgagtaatgtttgtgctttaaaatgatgaaatggacattatgcttaagtgaaatcataggtatgtgatgattgatttgtgatatgcatgtttgaataacatgcatgcaagttatgtgtgaaagagtgaattggtaataaatctgcttgggacagtagTAGTaacatgattttggaaaatcaccataaattgtgggagatgagttagaagctgaataaattatgtaattaaagattaatgagtctagtttcttataaaagaaaccatgtaagcaaaagaatttccgataataAGATATATGAAGTGATGTGggatagggtcagaatgacttctagatcctctgttctgtttttataaaatcattataaattgtaaaaaaatgataataagattaaatttatatgattagactccttaatgagtctagtttcaaatgaaataaacaagaacatattttgaattctgtacaatgagaaaattgattcgtagtgaggagtggtcagactagtcaaacagtgaaacagggtaaactttaagaaaaatatgatatttattggccaaaccaaaaattctgaaaattttatggataaaatatatatgagtctattttcagggaaaattaacggaacttgatttggagtttcgtagctccagttataaatgatttagtgacagTTGCTTAGGAagtagcttgcagtgaaattatgattatgtggtaaacattgacaaaaatttgttaatgagttgcttattgatttcttataagcttactatgatcagtaggtgtgaaattcgaatatatatatattatattttgaaagtgatgctggaatagtcgaataatgactagtttaaaatctttgaatttaagcttaagagcatagaggggcaaattcggataagggaaaagagaaagtaatcgaatagtcgttgtaatcgttcggcaacgttcaaggtaagttcttaagtgtttaagcttgattccttcttatatgcctaagagctaaattaatatggcagagagaatgtaaattttatttagttaatgtgccaaATATGTAatggctataagccgattatggctattatgcttaagttgaattggatttagaaatttgatgcactaaatgagtattacaatgaataaactatgtcgtatatgtgctggtagagatatcacgatttgtgattattaaatatgtaaaggaaaccatgatgtgtataaaattatttttattagtcctttgtggtagccgaatgtggcttggtactaaagtgattaaatgtgaacttcgatgaggtaactgttaatgatcgatgatataagttatgcattataatatatattcgggtttcaaacctagcaggcgtaatgccggtgaaatgacatcggacttaaaggtctagcagACTTATGGCCGGCgatgaaatcaggttattacctagcaggcaaattgccggtaaactattaaaagtgtggtgctataagactatgggctaatacgatatgtagattcgttccgtaaagtaaactATTCAGGTAtgaacaacctaattaagtacatgtgaattaaatgaatttgatgattgatgtgaatcgaacatataagaaatggtttcatgtttatgttcaactatgagaccttgtgttaaatcgacaatcgatttcgttcaatacattaagttggtcaggtatgcgatatgtacttatgcatattaaatcgattggaattgaatcatgaatgtgaattgagaagcataggtgaaaatgcctatgtcatatatatgAGTAAGGATAAaatcatcgtaaattatcgataaggatgggctatgtgcgaaaccatcttataattgctaatttgaatggtTGTGTGCAAACCAGTGAGcaagatgtattgtattgagatgatgcttcagtgaaaatatacatatgttctttgtgttgaatgaatattaaattaaagttatgagccgtatgtgactagcatatctagtcgaatttgatactattaaatgatgtactaagatatgtgttccaatgtggaaattaaaccctatgtggttgaaaggatgaaatctttgttcatagatatgtgtttcagttatacatgattgaagtataagttatgaaagtgggaaagaacaggtgaattgtctatcgaaatgtgatattcgggcttcgagcctagcaggctataatgccggtgaaatgatatcgggctttgAGCTTAGTAGGCTATGATGCCGGTGAAATATTATTcgagcctttgagcctagcaggctataatgccggtgaaatgaaatgttatgtgaattcggtgttccttgtaagatagggATTTAGCTGAATGtttaagatgaaatgatagtgtattatatcatgcttatatggcctaatggtaagtataacatgttggtaaatatgcaatgtgcttttataatcgattgataagtttgaaatgaatgtgagtaaaatgttatgcataagctatcaaatgctaagtgtgaaaatgagatgaaagaaaagtgttgaaatgtgttaatatatgattaaatatgcatgatatttgtatCCGGATTAAAgaccgcaggctatatgctggaattatatatgggttaaatcccgcaggcttcgtgctggtaatatatccggattaaatccccaggcttcatgctggtaatatatccgggttaattCCCGCATGCTTCGTGCTAGTattatatctgggttaaatcccgcaggcctaatgctggtattatattcggccctttgagcctagcaggttATTATGCCAGTGAgacactattcgggcctttgggcctagcaggctataatgccggtgagatactattcgggctttggagcctagcaggctataatgccgatgAAATGATAATCGGGCCTCGATCCTAGCAGgtgaaatgccggtgatttgagaaaagtctaagactaaggtacctcgtgttagattgacaaatgaatacattcaatacgttaagcgGGCCAGGTacacattatgtactcatatgtgagtttgatttgaagtgaatcattagtgtgcaatgtgatacatacgtgaataaatgttataactatatctatgatcatgatacatcgggtcagggtgtgaaagtatgtgaaagtatttgagttaattatgttatatgaattcagattaagtatgataagaatgctgaacttgcattatgtgtttgtgtgtatttggccagatggcaatatacctagaatatggcctcttgagaaattgaataatcgaagtataattgcgtttatttgtttgcattgcttaaaacttactaagcttatgaaagcttactccgttgttacattcctctaTTTTGTAGATTGTTGGCTCCAGTtatttgctcgggttggagttcgccggagatattatcacactattgagctcacgctattggtgtaagtaaatcctagtattttaagtctatggcatgtatagggttttaatgctGAGTATGTGATACTATAAGTTAGCCAAAGGtggtggcttgtattgataaagtgttttggccatgtgaattggcctatgttggctagtgatgttttgggccccgtaagcccatatatggtacagattgcatgtgaaaagaaaagatttaaattgattgaaattttttggcacgatttttgtgtgattgactgagtttaagtcgggtaacacctcgaaccctattccggcgagggatacgggcgaggggtgttacactcccaCCATTCTCGAATGTTTTCATTTAATCCCCATTCAAATTTGGAACATATCTCAACTTTTGAAGATATTtgttctcgagcatatttacttaaATTCACAAATTTACGCTCATATTCAACAATCGACATGTTTCCCTGTTTCAGATCCATGAACTCACGTTTCTTGCCTTCCAGATACAATTTGTTGACATATTTATTTCTGAACTCAGCTCAAAAAAAGTCCCACGATACTCGTTCCCTTGGAACTACCGTTGTTAAGGTAACCTACCATTGGTAAGCATCTTCTTTCAAAAACAAAATAGCACATTTTAAACTATCTTCAAGTGAGCAATTCAATTCATTAAAAACTCGTATATTTTCTAGCCAATACTTAGTTTTGGCTGGGTCATCATTATACAATTCTCAGAATTCTTCAGCTCCACATTTATGGATTTTATCTGTAGGAGATCAATGAGTAGTTACTTGATTTATGTTCTAAGGACAAATAGGTGCCGGAAAAGGCAGGAGATTGGGTGGAGGTTGTGGAGCCATGAGATTTTCTTGCATAAATAGtacaaaccattcattcatcaattaGAAGAAGCACTACAATCATCACTTCTCGATAATAAAAATCTAGATATACTCTGACTTGGTCCTTTAATGGAAGCCGAAGCATGACTTTCAATGTCATCATATTCAACACGATTAGATTCGTTTGGCATCGTAAATCTATAAGAGAAAACATAGTCAGATCGGATCAGAAGCATAATACAAAAATACATGTTATTGtcgcatgtatttctagactcaataTACGCTAagtttagtcctagaattgactaaattgtaactctgataccactaaatgtaacaccctatatccGGCCCAGTCGTCCTACCTAAGTTATAAGATGTTAGACAATAAACTTTGAACAACTTTCACTAAAGCATTTAATAACgatcaaataattcattataaatcattttattgCTAATCAATCAATTTAGGGCCTAAATCAAACTTGcggaacatttaaaacaaactgGGATCAATTGTGGGTTAAATTGaaacttctaaaaaaaattaagtaaaatgtaCAAATaggagtcacacggccatgtgaaagAGACCAACTCGTGTGGctaccaaaataccaaaacatgATTTTTAGCTTGCACATAAACATTCTATATACATACCACAAGTGACCtaactataaaaatttaaaaatctactGAATCAAGTGATCGTAGGTGTGAGCTCCTTGTTGATTTGATCGACACTTCTCGAATGTCCATaatctacaaaaaaaaattaaaatacgaaTAAGTATATCAAATatttagtaagctcatacaatttAAATATCACTTGCCTCTAATCCTATCATTTACAAAACTCAAATTGAGATACAATTTAACCTATCAAAATTCAATCCACATCATTAAAATAAGCAACATGCTTGAGCTCAATCATATGAACATCTATAATAATTTTCAATTCCAAGTAAATCAACTATAATCCCATAATCAAATCATataaattctttaatcaatttcaCAGATAAGTCTCCAAGACTTTAAAGGCAACCTTcctgatgaaatttcataaaatacCTCAACATACAAATGAAAACAGTAGTGTCTGGTTACCTAATAGAGTCAACCTACACAATAATTTGCCTGGCTAATGTTTAATATTTCGTATTCTCCAGTTCGCAACAAATGTAGTAGTTAGAAGACTAAATTAGTATTCTCCaatccacaacatatgcaggagCTGGTAACCTAAATCTATATTCTCCAATCTACCACATATGCAGGAGCTGGGAACCTGAGCAAAAATCACAAGTCTGTATACGAGCATTTACTAATTTCGTCGGGACATACTGAGGTACATTATAATGTCAAACCAAAAGCAATAAATATCAATAATcttagtataaaaaataaaaataaatgagtaGCTTCATAATATATGAACTTACTTCTCAAACTGGTAACGATTCAATTATCAGGGACTAATTGACAAAATTTCATTTCCTTCATACATCATTCGATCGCTgttattcttgatctaaaatataatttagtttAGTTAACCAATCCAAGAAacataaaacaatatttaaatctCATGTcccaatttaatttcatttatactaAAATCTCTCAACTTTTACGTTTaccacaatttagtccctaaaaccaataCTATTATAATTCACACATTTGagtttcaatttcaaaatcaaccTCAATTTAGTCCTCCAGTAGTCCATTAATacacaaaaatttagaattttcctACACATTTTGAActtattacattttagtccctatgttcaaaactaacaacttttattttacaAACGAGTCCATTAACATATCTAAGCttcaaaactaaccaaataaCCACAAAAGCTTTAAGAaaacatcaatggaaactttaacaaacttaaaaacttcacaaaatagtccttggGTTAGCTGAATCAAGTTCCctagattccaaaaacataaaacttaCAAGAAATGTGCTTAAATTCACTTACCAATTGAAGAAACAAAGTTGAAAATAAAACCCTAAGCTTCCCCTTAACATATGGCCatggaagaaaagaaagatgatgacaatttgtttttcttaaaataattataacattaacTAAGTTTAATCATCCTTAACAAATAGATAATGTCATCATCCATTAACTAATGTAATTACAATGGCCCATTTGCTTAATGAAACCcttaaacactaaaaaaattCTATAATAGTTCACTTTTGTTaagtttacaatttaacccttttttctTAGTTAActatctaaatataaaaattatcggaccaaattttaatatgacactAATCTAACTCCgtagatattaaataaataatattttgtaacTCATACATaagaattgtggtcccgaaatcctCATTGTATGAATGTCCTTATCCTTCTTTATAATAGTCACTTTGATGATGAATCATTCAACCAAAGGCCTAAGCACTTTTCTAACTAGCTTAACATAGGAATAATCTTCACTAAGAGCAATGCTTGATTTGTTATGTCACATAATTTTGCACAGAAGTTAGACAAAGATTTGTTCTTTGGTATCCTCAAGGTTTCAAGCTTTGCTGACAACATTTGTAGCTTGGACTACTTGATAATCTTGGTTCCTTTATGAGCAGTCTCAAAGACAATCCAAGCTTATTTAGAAGTAGTACACTTGAAGACATATTGAACTATTAGGGGTCTACTTCATTAAAGATCATATTGAGGGCTTTAGCTTTTTTATTGGCCAGCTTGTCCACATTACCAGTTCACACGACTTCAAGCTTTGGGGTCTTCACACAACTCATGTCAGTTCTTAGAGGCTCCTAACTGGTTAATATTAATTGCCAAACTCTCTCATCCATGAACTTAATGAACATCCTCATTTTTTCCTTCAAGTATGAATAATTCATGCCATCCAATGTTAGGGTCTTTTGATTGATGTTCTTTCCATCTTTTCAGTAAATCAACGACTGGATCTTTACTTAGTTGATTAAGTGGATAGCTCTAATACTATTTGAGAGTTTGTTGAATTTGCCTTCTAGTTGCACATTCAGTTGCAACTGGCCTTACtaactaacaaaataaaaatgtgagATGGACATAAAAGTTGGTTACATATTTCAAAAATGTCCTATGTTTATGGGGTTTTATCCAAAGAGTAATCCATTATTAATCTATAGTACAATATGTGATCTAAGTTCAACTCACTCAACAAGTTGTAACCACACTCCTATACATCAACTAGATCACTCTCCCCATTAAGAATTTTCCCTTGAAAGCTTAGTTTTTAACAGAGCAATTAGAGcaatttgtttaaaataatttgcACTAAAATAAGTTTCTACAACTAAAAATGATAAGCGCTCTCAATCTCGTATATTACGCAATAAACAAGATTTTTTTGTATAGACATATATTGGCTTCTCAAAATTAGAATCAATGTGAATGTCAATCTCCTTTAATTTATCTTAATCCAATCTTCAATatagaatcaaataaaaaaaatatgttctaGGAATAAACTTCTTAAGAAAACAAATCTCTCTAAATAAGAAAAATCAATCACGTTGAAAATCTTGAAAAGTACTtgcttgatttgattttttttttcacattttaacgtAATAAAATGATACAAAAAATTCTCCATATATATgcattaaaatattgaaaaatattttatcaaaagaTATCAATTAAGTTGCGTACtcattcaaatacaatttaaGTTGCAACCGGAGTTATATCTTACAAGTGTAAGTGACATAAACACTTTAGAATTGAATAAAACATTCATGTTGTAGTGTTCATTTCGTTATTTATAATCGTAACCTTTTTCCTCATTGAAAATAAATGCCAATTCAAATTTCTGGAAATGAAATTATTCGGCTCTTCAATTTTCTTCACCCACTTCACCTTAAGTTTTCTGCTTCGTTTCTTCAAACATGAAAacgaaaataaaggaaaatatccggatttaaaattaattatacacttttttatatttttttatacgattaatattttaacgatttaattgttcaataaatattaatgtatacatattttaaattgatgatagaaatataaaattgattgaaaaatttacatacattataaatatatttatattggtATATTCGACGATTGAATCTCACTCTTTTTTATATCGTTGTTTTCATATAGATGGaaattttctcatatttataTACGCACAAAAAAAACTGAATTAAAAATATGAAGTAAAACTCAATTCGAAAgatggaaaaatgaagaaatagaaaaataaaaaaagatgaaaaatataaaatttcattgtGTGCTTGGCAGAAAAGATCAATTCATTGtttggtaaaattaaaaaataaaaataaagaaaataagatcgttaaaaaatttataattttgaaataccatacacatttttcttattttttcctcTTTTACCATTCAAATATAAAAAGATTAATTCTTATGctttatgataaaaaataatcatctctcatactttatttcttcttcttttttttttcttatcacacttaaaatttattttcttctcACATTTTACTTTCACTTTTTTATCTCATCTCAAGTACAGATAACCTGACCTAAGAAAATTGAAGAGCCTGATAAATTCATTTCCAGAAATTTGATTTGGCATTAGAAACATGCTAATTAAATCGACTTTGATCCCAAAAGGAAAAAAACGCAAATTAATTAATGTAtacttaattaagttaatttgTCACCACCTTAGCTTTTAACCTTCTAAGTTCAAACATTaccaaatataattaaaaataaaagaaaaaataggcaAGTGTTTTACCATCTGCAAATGCAACCTAAACAACTACGATATTATGCACAGTTTATATAAATCAATTACTTATATTATGAATTttcattataaacatttaaaaattaatttatttatcaaattactttaaaagataaaattaggaaataaaaAGGATGTATTTAAAAGCTTAACTTTTATTTgttaagatttaaaaaaatagcTAATAGAAGCAGTAGTTAAGTTTTAGGATAAATATAAGCTAtacattaactttaatttaatgcgcaatttgatatttaaattttgattctgTGTAATTATACACGTTAAACTTTGATTTTGGTTTAAATGTGtgcatcaaatttttattttaatttaattatacacatttcagaaaatcattatatcgatttatttttatattagataaatataattatttgtgccTATAATatgcaaacatttaattgtgttatacCGATAATAATATTAGGAATTtgtgtaaattaaattaaatcaaaatgtcatgtataaaattacacaaatttaaaatttatatatagcaTTGTACATTAAACCAAAAGTatggtaaaattttaagatttatcccttaattttttttattatttcaaaactaGGTTATCATCCCTTTTCCAATTTATACTAGCATGATCGTTCTCATTCACACTTCGCCTtcagttaaatatatatatattgctaattattgagtaaaaattaaagGTTGCAAtatgctttaaatttttttatcattcatatatttagaatttagtctttatacttttatttttagaaatttagtccctctattttttgagttttaaaatgtagatttatttgttaatattgttaaaatttatttgttaaagttgTTGGTGTGACAATTGaaacttaaaaaagaaatataaaaaaatgacataTAATAGacctaaattgaatagaatattttaacaatattaacaatttttaaaaatttatatcaatattttaattaaaataaaatatttaaattaattaataatattataaaaattgaggtatcaaattattttaaaattgaagtaTAGAGTTTAAAGAATCATTGAAATATAATccataatgttaaaaaaataaaccacGTACAAAGCAATGATGGGAGTTTAAGCTTTAAGGTCGACATTGTTGACTATGGCTCGACCTTTTTAAACAGCCACTAGTCATTTAGCACTTGGTAGTGGCAGAAATAAAGGAAATAACCCCGAACTTAGTGCTCTGTTTTttgtcttttatttaaaaatgaaattaagtgagaaaagaaaaagaaatatctACGAGACCCCATTGCAGTTACATTAAAAGTTAAGTAATTTTCCTCCCGTTAAAAGAAAAGTTAAGTAATCTTCCAAATTCcaacaaataattaatattagttTTTTGTACACTACAAGACTTTTAGACCTTGAATCCCAATAGCTCGTAACCACttcttttttttgtgttgttgGCAACAAATAATTAAGCAAAACTTCTCACCTTCAATATGGATCTTAGAAAGCTTCAAAACCATGCTGCCTTTCATGTTACTGTCCCTTAGAAAAATGGTTTTCTCAATACATTGACCACAAATACCATACATTAGAAGTCTTACATACagttctttctttattttttttgccaCCAAACCTTCCTACTCCTTTCCTTAATTTCCCTGTATATAATTCCCTTTGTGTCTAAACAACCTCCAAAGCTATCACCACTTCCAACATGGGACTTACAGAGTATTATGTCAACATTTTTGTTTCTCTTGTGCTGCTTGCTTTCCTTGGATTGATCCTACGTTTGTATCATGAGTTGGTGGTGAAGCCAATGAAGCTCCGAGCAAGATTACTCAAGCAAGGCATCAAAGGACCGCCTCCGAGTCTGCTAATCGGAAACATAAGAGAGATAAAGAAGGCACAATCCAGCATTGTTAAGGTTCCTAGCATGCACCCCCCTGCCACTCACAACTGCGGTGCGCTACTCTTTCCATTCTTTGAGCAATGGAGGAAACAATATGGTATGTATAATAATGTATTGCATACCTCTTAATTCTATGCGTGTCGGTGTCTATAATGAAATTTAGGAGTATTCATTTACCAAAATAGTTATCACTGATAGTGGTGgagtaatttcattaaatttcagGTCAAGTATTTGTGTTTTCTCTTGGTAACACTCAAATATTGTTCGTGAATCAACCTGATGCTGTGAAAGAGATTACTACATGCACGTCCTTAGCCTTGGGGAAGCCTTCCTATCAACAAAAGGATCGTGGTCCTTTGCTTGGTCAGGGAATTCTAACTTCAAATGGGGCAATATGGGCTCATCAGAGAAAAATTCTTGCTCCCGAATTATACATGGACAAGGTtaaggtaaaaatatatattaacatatGATTCACTAAATACATCAAAATGATTATGATTACAGATCTACATACAGTACTAGGTGTATATAAACATTAATACAAAGATAAAACCTCTTGTAGGGAATGATGAACCTGATTGTCGAATCTACATTTACGCTAGTAGACTCTTGGAAGACCAGAATAGAGGTCGAGGGTGGACTTGCTCACATCAAAATTGACGAGTATATGCGAAGCTTCTCTGGAGATGTCATCTCAAGAGCCTGTTTCGGAAGTAATTATTGTAAAGGAGAAGAAATCTTCTTGAAGCTAAGAGCTCTACAGGAGGCCATGTCCAAGAAAGGTTTATCCACTGGCGTGCCTGGAATGAGGTGAGCATTCTTTCGCAATTTCAAAGTCCTATGGAagcaatttcttttaaaatttttgggttaTCACAGATATCTTCCCATCAAAAGCAACAGAGAAGCTTGGGCACTTGAAAAGGAGGTGCGTGATTTGATATTGCATGTGGTAAAAGAGAGAAAGGGGGCAGCAACATACGAGAAGGACTTACTGCAAATGGTGGTTGAGGGAGCTAAAAGCAGTGACCTGAGTCAAGAAGCCACCGAGAGGTTTGTAGTTGATAACTGCAAGAACATATACTTGGCTGGATATGAGACTACTGCCGTT
The Gossypium hirsutum isolate 1008001.06 chromosome A07, Gossypium_hirsutum_v2.1, whole genome shotgun sequence genome window above contains:
- the LOC107955686 gene encoding cytochrome P450 714C2, with product MGLTEYYVNIFVSLVLLAFLGLILRLYHELVVKPMKLRARLLKQGIKGPPPSLLIGNIREIKKAQSSIVKVPSMHPPATHNCGALLFPFFEQWRKQYGQVFVFSLGNTQILFVNQPDAVKEITTCTSLALGKPSYQQKDRGPLLGQGILTSNGAIWAHQRKILAPELYMDKVKGMMNLIVESTFTLVDSWKTRIEVEGGLAHIKIDEYMRSFSGDVISRACFGSNYCKGEEIFLKLRALQEAMSKKGLSTGVPGMRYLPIKSNREAWALEKEVRDLILHVVKERKGAATYEKDLLQMVVEGAKSSDLSQEATERFVVDNCKNIYLAGYETTAVSATWCLMLLAANQEWQDNVRTEVVEICGGRTPDAGMLRKMKLLTKVIQESLRLYPPVAVVSREALEDMNFGEIFVPKGVNIWMMVLALHTDPEIWGEDAYKFNPNRFAKGIKGACKLPQVYMPFGVGPRVCLGQNLAMVELKLLMSLLLSNFSFSLSPNYTHSPVLRLVIEPESGVHLLVKKL